One Pichia kudriavzevii chromosome 3, complete sequence genomic window carries:
- a CDS encoding uncharacterized protein (PKUD0C01870) translates to MGRRGRPLKENDKPFTGESTLSIHVGKSASTAQSQSAAIARQGFRSTPHLKQRGKVLEDYNLQQRGKKIHQEMCQVLRKKELDSSPITELMSDPANYEPSSPLTMNMSMDMNMMGTHTFPTSSPTKGYEKAEYLSLSNAFPLSPKKSNVCETALCRNNTFDPLELSPRFKLNTSTSASSEANLYSNRVTKPKPRIKRQFHYIMFPFEYRITLHLDTNGRANIHARVLERNIQHHELCYQNNHRRKDSPYYFLREDPFLPQYVNPHNVFFSSPLTLSPNVQDNYTGENSSMLKIKPVNIEGNNALLDMEKLVTDMHSS, encoded by the coding sequence ATGGGAAGGAGAGGACGCCCTTTAAAGGAGAACGACAAGCCATTCACTGGAGAGTCTACACTCTCTATTCACGTGGGGAAAAGTGCTAGCACAGCACAGAGTCAAAGTGCGGCTATAGCGAGACAAGGATTTCGGTCTACACCACACTTGAAACAAAGAGGCAAAGTGTTGGAAGACTATAATCTACAACAGCGTGGGAAGAAGATACACCAAGAGATGTGTCAGgttttaagaaaaaaggaGTTGGATTCATCTCCAATCACCGAACTTATGAGTGATCCGGCTAACTATGAGCCATCTTCACCATTGACTATGAATATGAGTATGGATATGAATATGATGGGCACTCACACATTTCCTACTTCATCCCCGACCAAGGGTTACGAGAAGGCCGAGTATCTGTCACTCTCAAATGCGTTTCCATTGTCTCCAAAGAAGAGCAACGTCTGCGAGACTGCTCTTTGTAGAAATAATACCTTTGACCCCCTGGAGTTGTCGCCAAGATTCAAACTAAATACAAGTACAAGCGCAAGCTCAGAGGCCAACTTATATTCCAATAGGGTTACAAAGCCAAAACCTAGAATAAAACGACAATTCCATTATATTATGTTCCCCTTTGAATATCGAATTACACTCCATCTAGATACCAATGGTAGAGCCAACATCCATGCAAGAGTACTTGAACGAAATATACAACACCATGAACTTTGCTATCAGAATAACCACCGCAGAAAGGACAGTCCATATTATTTCCTAAGAGAGGATCCATTTTTACCACAGTATGTGAATCCCCACAATGTATTTTTCTCATCTCCTTTAACATTATCACCGAATGTTCAAGATAACTACACCGGTGAGAATTCCTCCATGCTGAAAATTAAGCCAGTGAACATTGAAGGTAATAATGCCTTGCTAGACATGGAGAAACTAGTGACAGATATGCATAGTAGCTGA
- a CDS encoding uncharacterized protein (PKUD0C01880; similar to Saccharomyces cerevisiae YMR278W (PGM3); ancestral locus Anc_8.840), whose product MDGQLQKLVEQWLSIDHNETTRREIETFMANKNTSKLKELLESRIQFGTAGLRARMEAGFARMNDVTVVQASQGLAAYIKSGSAVVGHDHRHNSKRFAQLTALVFGSYGFEVYFVGQCATPMVPYSVDRYKASVGIMVTASHNPKDDNGYKVYWKNGCQIIPPLDSDIQLSIMENLDPQIDWDVNKIYSNKNVIFCHDEVVYGYSKRVLDILQPQKLGDFKYVYTAMHGVGFEFVKAITELFTDDGNLIPVKKQCSPDPDFPTVAFPNPEEKDALNLALCTANANNVDLVLANDPDADRFSVAYRTPNGWRQLSGNEIGLLFADYVVQKQTNLDKMYMINSTVSSQMLGSMADKLGFGFVDTLTGFKWIGNKAIELEKKGYNVPFAFEEAIGFMFPVVHDKDGISALVVFLQLYNKLLKEGIKLGERLEQLYSKYGYFKQCNGYYITTPAVQDEIFNCIRSTKPYPSHIGNYRVNSWRDLTMGYDSDTVDHLPTLHVDPSSHMITCKLLTPNKDEFIRFTVRGSGTEPKLKVYIEAKAENENRAESLAEDVWITLRKTWFTVEGLTEKRV is encoded by the coding sequence ATGGATGGACAGTTACAGAAACTAGTGGAGCAGTGGCTTTCTATAGACCACAATGAGACGACACGCCGAGAAATCGAAACATTTATGgcaaacaaaaacaccAGCAAACTAAAGGAACTACTTGAATCACGTATCCAATTTGGAACTGCAGGGTTGCGAGCTCGAATGGAGGCGGGATTTGCCAGAATGAATGATGTCACTGTTGTGCAAGCTTCACAAGGTCTAGCTGCATACATCAAATCTGGTTCTGCTGTTGTAGGTCATGACCACAGACATAATTCAAAGAGATTTGCACAATTAACAGCCCTAGTTTTTGGCTCATATGGGTTTGAGGTCTACTTTGTAGGCCAGTGTGCAACACCAATGGTACCGTATTCTGTTGATCGGTACAAGGCAAGTGTGGGAATCATGGTCACTGCATCACATAACCCAAAAGACGATAATGGATACAAAGTTTATTGGAAAAATGGGTGCCAAATCATTCCTCCACTAGATTCAGACATCCAGTTGTCTATCATGGAAAATCTAGATCCGCAAATTGATTGGGATGTCAACAAGATATACAGCAACAAAAATGTTATTTTCTGTCATGACGAGGTTGTATATGGATACAGTAAACGAGttcttgatattttacAACCACAGAAGTTGGGTGATTTCAAATATGTTTACACAGCAATGCACGGAGTTGGGTTTGAGTTTGTCAAAGCTATTACGGAATTATTCACTGATGATGGAAATCTCATTCCAGTGAAAAAACAATGTTCCCCTGACCCTGACTTCCCTACTGTCGCTTTCCCAAATcctgaagaaaaagatgcCTTGAATTTAGCCTTGTGTActgcaaatgcaaacaaTGTAGATCTTGTTTTAGCAAATGACCCGGATGCAGATCGATTCAGTGTTGCCTATAGAACACCCAATGGGTGGAGACAACTCTCTGGAAATGAAATTGGATTACTCTTTGCAGATTATGTTGTCCAAAAGCAAACAAATTTGGATAAAATGTATATGATAAATTCCACAGTTTCTTCTCAAATGCTTGGGTCAATGGCAGATAAGTTaggttttggttttgtgGATACCTTGACTGGTTTCAAGTGGATTGGAAATAAGGCGATAgagttggaaaaaaaaggttaCAACGTACCATTTGCGTTTGAAGAGGCTATAGGGTTTATGTTCCCAGTGGTTCATGATAAGGATGGTATTTCGGCCCTTGTTGTGTTCTTACAATTATACAATAAACTATTAAAGGAAGGTATTAAACTCGGTGAAAGATTAGAGCAGTTGTACTCCAAATATGGCTATTTCAAACAGTGTAATGGATATTATATAACTACACCGGCAGTACAAGACGAGATATTCAACTGTATCAGATCCACCAAACCTTATCCTTCACACATTGGAAACTACCGAGTTAATTCTTGGAGAGACTTGACTATGGGTTATGACTCAGATACAGTAGACCATCTTCCCACATTGCACGTTGATCCGTCATCTCATATGATTACGTGCAAATTGCTAACGCCAAACAAAGATGAGTTTATTAGATTCACGGTCCGTGGTTCAGGAACAGAACCTAAACTAAAAGTTTACATAGAAGCCAAAGCAGAAAATGAGAACCGTGCAGAGTCCCTCGCTGAAGATGTATGGATCACCCTGCGCAAAACGTGGTTCACTGTTGAAGGACTCACAGAAAAGAGAGTGTAG
- a CDS encoding uncharacterized protein (PKUD0C01890; similar to Saccharomyces cerevisiae YML115C (VAN1); ancestral locus Anc_8.842) — MMRNHWGNNKTNLPLSISDDKFTPKSKKKSTDIYKVLLGVIFTIGLFYKLFVHGPSPNETQRNLDASFNAESHVADTEVNPAEAMVTPPDQMNLAENVEFYDLMQYQGTPEGKSNEEIVLLLVPLRNAEKVLPLMFRNMMNITYDHSLIDIAFLVSDCSKSDKTLEKLYEYTSAMQEGKLVPILEDREREIKGKGVFGSSDLYLKYMPEGYIENVKKSYAPPFHSEYEKPFRSIQIYQKDFGQVIGQGFSDRHDVKIQGIRRKLMGRARNWLLSTAIKPYHSWVYWRDVDIELSPADILETMMNFGSEYDVIIPNVWRPLPVYLGGEQPYDLNSWIESNEALKLAKTLDEDDVIVEGYEEYATWRAHLAYIRDKNGDPNEVVELDGVGGVSILAKASTFRHGANFPAFTFLNHAETEAFGKMTRKMGMKIAGLPHYTIWHIYEPSEDDLIEISKLERRKRRFGKKH, encoded by the coding sequence ATGATGCGAAATCATTGGGGTAATAACAAGACGAACCTACCGTTAAGCATCTCCGACGATAAATTTACCCCtaaatcaaaaaagaaatcaactGATATCTACAAGGTTCTCCTAGGTGTTATTTTCACCATTGGTCTCTTTTATAAGCTTTTCGTCCACGGACCATCTCCAAATGAAACGCAGAGAAATCTAGATGCATCTTTTAATGCGGAAAGTCACGTTGCGGACACGGAGGTTAATCCAGCTGAAGCAATGGTTACACCACCTGATCAGATGAATCTAGCCGAAAATGTCGAGTTTTACGACTTGATGCAATACCAAGGAACTCCAGAGGGTAAGTCTAATGAGGAGATTGTTCTTTTGCTTGTACCACTAAGGAATGCTGAGAAAGTTTTGCCTTTAATGTTCCGTAATATGATGAATATAACTTATGATCACAGTTTGATTGACATTGCATTTTTGGTTAGTGATTGTTCTAAAAGTGATAAAACACTCGAGAAATTATACGAATATACAAGTGCTATGCAGGAGGGTAAACTTGTTCCTATTTTAGAAGATCGTGAAAGAGAAATTAAAGGTAAAGGTGTCTTTGGCTCAAGTGATCTATATCTCAAGTATATGCCGGAAGGTTACATCGAAAATGTCAAAAAGTCCTACGCTCCACCATTCCACTCTGAATACGAAAAACCATTTAGAAGCATTCAGATATACCAAAAAGATTTTGGTCAAGTTATTGGACAGGGTTTCAGCGACAGGCATGATGTTAAGATTCAGGGTATCAGGCGTAAGCTAATGGGTAGAGCTAGAAATTGGCTTTTATCTACAGCAATCAAGCCCTACCATTCATGGGTGTACTGGAGagatgttgatattgaactATCTCCAGCTGACATTTTAGAAACCATGATGAACTTTGGCTCGGAATATGATGTGATAATTCCAAACGTGTGGAGACCATTGCCTGTTTATCTCGGTGGGGAGCAACCATATGACTTAAATTCATGGATAGAATCTAATGAAGCTCTCAAGTTGGCTAAAACATTAGATGAGGATGATGTTATTGTGGAAGGGTATGAGGAATATGCTACATGGAGAGCTCACTTGGCCTATATCAGAGATAAAAATGGTGATCCtaatgaagttgttgagCTTGACGGTGTCGGTGgtgtttcaattttggcAAAAGCTAGTACATTCAGACATGGAGCCAATTTCCCCGCGTTTACCTTTTTGAACCATGCAGAAACGGAGGCATTTGGTAAGATGACGAGAAAGATGGGTATGAAGATTGCGGGTTTGCCACATTACACTATCTGGCATATCTACGAACCaagtgaagatgatttgattgaaatCTCTAAGCTAgagaggagaaaaagacgttttggaaaaaaacactAA
- a CDS encoding uncharacterized protein (PKUD0C01900; Pfam Domains: Asp(7.6e-24)), with translation MIIFIFLALITIVHAFNEVHPTFIDNGSSYFVSMVEEIPKQFQAMKKQQTIGLLPNTTISESPSSTASIQTETMTAGMTYLNPTSKDEAFSVNITINAKDYPVLLDTGSPYLWLYASNCTDNSCLGKDNFDSSKAHELNGTFALSYDSGIASGHIYEDSIIIGGFETHDYKFGVADHVPDLFEPYQFSGVLGLPADNSSSTGLVNAISFLFENGDIRQSKFTICIGEYESERDNSGLLFFGETKEQLHEGEIYTSPLIEEAVSHWEFKIDSVYVNDYQITFDSLKIDQENSTTSRIGLLDSGTTSLILSTSDATKIHSFFEDSITDGQNFAIYCNSTLEFEIEISGKNWTLTPDMYISSAYPSNGDLSGYCVSSIQGIDFTEDGAWILGILFMKDKYVEFDYENQWIGLAERNNNLKFVEAPKSTAPVPTASTTITTSSSIAATAISAISSVKNDAYSQKSQRQWIFPFILSLLAY, from the coding sequence ATGAtaatatttatatttctgGCATTAATCACTATTGTACATGCCTTTAACGAAGTACATCCAACCTTCATTGACAATGGTAGCTCTTACTTTGTTTCTATGGTTGAAGAGATTCCTAAACAATTCCAGGCAatgaaaaaacaacaaaccaTTGGTCTTTTACCTAATACAACCATATCCGAATCTCCATCTTCAACAGCTAGCATCCAAACGGAAACAATGACCGCAGGCATGACATACTTAAACCCTACAAGCAAAGATGAAGCATTTTCAGTGAACATAACCATCAATGCCAAAGATTATCCCGTTTTACTTGATACGGGATCTCCTTACCTGTGGCTGTACGCGTCTAATTGTACCGACAACTCATGTTTAGGCAAGGATAATTTTGATTCCAGCAAAGCCCATGAGCTAAATGGGACATTTGCTTTGAGTTATGATTCAGGTATTGCTTCAGGCCACATTTATGAAGATTCAATCATTATTGGTGGGTTTGAAACACATGACTATAAGTTTGGAGTTGCTGATCATGTTCCTGATTTATTTGAGCCTTATCAATTTAGCGGTGTATTAGGATTACCAGCTGATAACTCATCGTCAACAGGTTTGGTCAATGCTATTTCCTTCCTATTTGAGAATGGTGATATTAGGCAGTCTAAGTTTACTATTTGTATTGGTGAATACGAGAGTGAGAGAGACAATTCAGgacttttgttttttggCGAAACAAAGGAGCAGTTGCATGAAGGTGAAATTTATACATCTCCATTGATAGAAGAAGCTGTTAGTCATTGggaattcaaaattgatagTGTCTATGTTAATGATTATCAAATCACTTTTGACTCTCTGAAAATTGATCAGGAAAATTCAACTACTTCAAGAATTGGATTACTGGATAGTGGTACTACTTCCTTGATCCTGTCCACCAGCGATGCAACTAAAATTCACTCATTTTTCGAAGATTCAATCACAGATGGCCAAAATTTTGCTATTTATTGTAATAGCACGTTAGaatttgagattgaaaTTTCTGGTAAAAACTGGACTCTTACTCCTGATATGTATATCAGTAGTGCATACCCAAGTAATGGAGATTTGAGCGGTTATTGTGTTTCAAGTATTCAAGGTATAGACTTTACTGAAGACGGAGCATGGATTCTCGGTATTTTGTTTATGAAAGACAAATATGTTGAGTTTGACTATGAAAACCAATGGATTGGATTAGCAGAGAGAAATAACAACTTGAAGTTTGTGGAAGCGCCAAAATCCACAGCTCCAGTTCCAACAGCCTCTACGACTATTACCAcgtcatcatcaattgcaGCTACTGCTATAAGTGCGATATCTTCTGTTAAAAATGATGCATACTCACAGAAATCACAAAGACAATGGATTTTTCCATTTATCCTCTCGTTGCTGGCTTAttaa
- a CDS encoding uncharacterized protein (PKUD0C01910; similar to Saccharomyces cerevisiae YGL067W (NPY1); ancestral locus Anc_6.216): MKDIYFGCSKQISRLGYLRRNVEHMRKLQQTLPQSKLIVFNNRDNQSKRREVLINSIANQKKLSYLDVHSHEIFQDILHKWLQFNIDIESHVVEKTVIPWSQIDEELKAVSIFWLGQDDSGITTSENVGTSVFSIDISNSDLLYNYITEHVKTAGHSFTNGMPSVLQLSNEDASAYSYSKMFIDFISKNRYCPACGGHIVAVNLGSRLYCLNDSPWDDPARCEANLTSNNLQFPRTDLVVIIALYDSSGRILLGNNKRHPGKIVEKNDETSGKLVKWTSKMYSCFAGFMEPGETIEQACVREVYEETGLELQPQDVKIIESQPWPFPANIMIGCMAILREEQTDDRKINVHLDDELEHVSWFDSENVSKVIKGADIGILSKSDTEVEEWFLPSPESVAGRLIGRAVDACSDLRGKF, encoded by the coding sequence ATGAAAGATATATACTTTGGGTGCAGCAAGCAGATCAGCAGGCTCGGTTACTTACGTAGAAATGTCGAACATATGAGGAAGCTCCAACAAACCCTTCCACAATCGAAGTTGATTGTCTTCAACAATAGGGACAACCAAAGCAAGAGACGGGAGGTTTTGATCAACTCCATTGCtaaccaaaaaaaactttcATATTTAGATGTGCATTCCCATGAAATCTTCCAAGATATATTGCACAAATGGCTACAATTCAACATTGATATCGAAAGCCATGTCGTCGAGAAAACCGTTATTCCGTGGTCCCAAATAGACGAAGAATTGAAAGCAGTTTCTATATTTTGGCTAGGCCAGGATGACTCTGGCATAACAACATCGGAAAATGTTGGAACTTCTGTTTTCTCCATTGATATATCCAATTCTGATTTGTTATATAATTACATAACTGAACATGTCAAAACAGCAGGACATTCATTCACAAATGGCATGCCTTCGGTTTTACAGCTGTCCAATGAAGATGCAAGTGCATACTCTTATTCGAAGATGTTTATTGActttatttcaaaaaacAGGTACTGTCCTGCATGTGGTGGGCATATAGTAGCTGTCAACTTAGGCTCAAGATTATATTGCTTGAACGATTCGCCATGGGACGATCCAGCTAGATGTGAAGCCAACCTAACTTCCAATAATTTACAATTTCCACGTACTGATTTGGTGGTTATTATTGCATTGTATGATTCGTCTGGCAGAATATTATTAggaaacaacaaaagaCATCCTGGTAAAATtgtagaaaaaaatgacGAAACATCAGGTAAGTTGGTAAAATGGACAAGCAAGATGTACTCTTGCTTTGCTGGGTTTATGGAACCTGGTGAAACTATCGAGCAGGCATGCGTGAGAGAGGTCTATGAAGAGACCGGTTTGGAACTCCAGCCTCAAGATGTCAAAATAATCGAAAGTCAACCATGGCCATTCCCTGCTAATATAATGATTGGCTGTATGGCTATCTTACGTGAAGAGCAAACAGATGATAGGAAAATCAATGTGCATTTGGATGATGAATTGGAACACGTTTCTTGGTTTGATTCTGAAAATGTCTCTAAAGTTATCAAGGGCGCCGATATTGGGATTTTATCCAAATCCGATACAGAGGTGGAAGAGTGGTTTTTACCATCTCCTGAAAGTGTGGCTGGAAGACTAATTGGACGTGCAGTGGATGCATGTTCCGATCTCAGGGGAAAGTTTTAA
- a CDS encoding uncharacterized protein (PKUD0C01920; similar to Saccharomyces cerevisiae YPL209C (IPL1); ancestral locus Anc_6.222) has product MDPNQVNVDLRVGRKYRLSKKIGSGSFGDIYLGTNIISGEEVAIKLESIRAKHPQLEYEAKVYKALCGGVGIPFIRWYGTECDFNAMVIDLLGPSLEDLFGYCNRKFSLKTVLLLADQLICRIEFIHARSFIHRDIKPDNFLMGAGKKGSQVNVIDFGLAKKFRDPRTHLHIPYRENKNLTGTARYASINTHMGIEQSRRDDLESLGYVLIYFCKGQLPWQGLKAATKRQKYDRILEKKLAIPTEVLAKGLPIEFTHYLNYVRSLRFDDKPDYIYLRRMFRDLFLREKFVYDYIFDWTIYKFTVQNQQQQQQQQQQQQQKAIEEKNENQQQTQQIGQPIGQAQQYQSTPHDQQIKPLLQQQQNQAVHVPDIEANNQLKQTYRIQQSQQQGANKSPYNQGQQSSQAQHGQSPSILKNNVQNSQVNVNNNNPAWL; this is encoded by the coding sequence ATGGATCCTAATCAAGTCAATGTCGATTTAAGAGTCGGAAGAAAGTATCGTTTGAGTAAGAAAATCGGCTCCGGTTCATTTGGTGATATCTATCTTGGCACAAACATCATCTCTGGTGAGGAAGTTGCAATCAAGTTGGAAAGCATCAGGGCAAAACATCCACAACTAGAATATGAAGCTAAGGTCTATAAAGCCTTATGTGGAGGAGTTGGTATTCCCTTTATTAGATGGTATGGAACAGAATGCGACTTCAATGCCATGGTTATTGATTTATTGGGCCCTTCGTTGGAAGACTTGTTTGGATATTGTAACAGAAAGTTCTCCTTAAAGACAGTGCTCCTATTGGCAGACCAACTGATTTGTCGTATTGAATTTATTCATGCAAGAAGTTTTATTCATAGAGATATCAAACCTGATAATTTCCTTATGGGTGCAGGTAAAAAGGGTTCACAAGTCaatgttattgattttggattggCGAAAAAATTTAGAGATCCAAGAACTCATTTACATATCCCCTatagagaaaataaaaatttgACTGGTACTGCTAGATATGCTTCTATTAATACTCATATGGGTATTGAACAATCTAGAAGAGATGATTTAGAGAGTTTAGGTTATGTCTTAATTTATTTCTGTAAAGGTCAATTGCCTTGGCAAGGTCTAAAAGCTGCAACtaaaagacaaaaataTGATCGtattttggagaaaaaactGGCAATTCCAACAGAAGTATTAGCTAAAGGCCTACCAATCGAATTCACAcattatttgaattatGTTAGATCTCTAAGATTTGATGATAAGCCTGATTACATTTATTTGAGAAGGATGTTTAGAGATTTGTTTTTAAGAGAAAAGTTTGTTTACGATTATATCTTTGACTGGACTATTTATAAGTTCACtgttcaaaatcaacaacaacagcagcagcaacaacagcaacaacaacagaagGCTATCgaagaaaaaaacgaaaatcaacaacaaactCAACAAATCGGTCAACCAATTGGCCAAGCACAACAATACCAATCGACCCCTCATGACCAACAAATCAAACCACTAttacaacaacagcagaACCAAGCTGTTCATGTCCCTGATATCGAGGCAAATaatcaattgaaacaaACCTATAGAATCCAACAGTCTCAACAACAAGGTGCGAACAAGAGTCCATATAATCAAGGCCAGCAAAGTTCGCAGGCTCAACATGGACAATCACCAAGTATCTTGAAGAATAACGTTCAAAACTCCCAAGTTAACgtcaataacaataatCCGGCTTGGCTGTAA
- a CDS encoding uncharacterized protein (PKUD0C01925) has translation MSTEQVEQNVQQKVEDVKQDINQAEQKVDQAKQEVNQAEQSTENKNELASIKSAVNKVAEEVKEAGAEVQKVAGDVVNQTKDISDKVQKTGPFSKVKNFFKKLF, from the coding sequence ATGTCCACTGAACAAGTCGAACAAAACGTCCAACAAAAGGTCGAAGATGTCAAGCAAGACATCAACCAAGCAGAACAAAAGGTTGATCAAGCTAAACAAGAAGTCAACCAAGCTGAACAATCCAccgaaaacaaaaatgaacttGCATCTATTAAGTCTGCTGTAAACAAGGTTGCAGAAGAAGTCAAGGAGGCAGGTGCTGAAGTTCAAAAGGTTGCTGGAGATGTCGTCAACCAAACCAAGGACATCTCGGATAAGGTTCAAAAAACAGGTCCATTCTCAAAGGTTAAgaacttcttcaagaagCTCTTCTAA
- a CDS encoding uncharacterized protein (PKUD0C01930; similar to Saccharomyces cerevisiae YGL129C (RSM23); ancestral locus Anc_6.227): MLAFKSFSQTRGLTTTSASLAAAVTRKSFNKKSSYDKSKNKKGSGNDKSFQNSLLSKNYKKAAGKFDKLLIKQLLTFEPKNKDLIHNSIVQYPRTSIAKLHIAGSFKQHQYNELYSQPVTLFRSREDSKLLEIIAKNESSLSNRYIVNGASGIGKSTILAHFQSFALSKNKKGNKKFENNSILFPISNAESLVDGSNDYKLNPETKKYDQPMYTKEFLKKFRNLNEYALSQIPLSKEITPITSTYKTSVHKIQGTLLDFVNYVLKASATEANTTFAFTTILDELSMQEKLPVYMTIDNFSAFIQHGMTKYRDVENRRIYFQNFTVADSLLKFVSGEKVFKNGAVMVATHGNHRLHNNVTFDIITGDKLIEDYAYEKFRNLDYQLANRLLQNNGLNKFEISEFSLEECKSLVKHLFKFNLIHNEYDLENQLLTKSEDEVFDKIAAQKYILSGNGNPKLLMDSCILQYV, encoded by the coding sequence ATGCTGGCCTTCAAGTCTTTCTCCCAAACACGTGGGTTAACAACCACGTCTGCTAGTTTAGCTGCTGCTGTCACTAGaaaatctttcaataaGAAGAGTTCTTATGATAAATCAAAGAATAAGAAAGGTTCTGGTAATGATAAGTCTTTCCAAAACTCACTTTTGTCGAAAAACTACAAAAAGGCAGCAGGAAAGTTTGATAAGCTCTTGATCAAACAACTCTTGACTTTTGAACcgaaaaataaagatttgATTCATAACtcaattgttcaatatcCACGCACCTCAATTGCTAAGTTGCATATTGCTGGTTCCTTCAAACAACACCAATACAATGAACTATATTCTCAGCCTGTCACTCTGTTTCGTTCAAGAGAAGACTCAAAATTGCTAGAAATCATTGCAAAAAATGAATCATCCTTGTCTAATAGATACATAGTTAATGGGGCCTCTGGTATTGGTAAGTCAACAATCTTGGCTCATTTCCAATCCTTTGCACTCTCTAAGAACAAGAAGGGCAATAAGAAATTCGAAAATAACTCGATTCTATTCCCAATTTCCAACGCAGAATCTCTAGTTGACGGTTCGAATGATTACAAACTCAACCcagaaaccaaaaaatatgaTCAGCCAATGTACACAAAggagtttttgaagaagttcaGAAATCTCAATGAATACGCATTATCCCAGATCCCACTATCTAAGGAAATCACTCCAATCACAAGCACCTATAAAACCTCGGTCCACAAAATCCAAGGTACTTTGTTGGACTTTGTGAATTACGTCTTGAAAGCATCAGCAACAGAGGCAAATACCACGTTTGCATTTACAACCATTCTCGATGAGCTCTCTATGCAAGAAAAGTTGCCTGTCTATATGACAATTGATAACTTCTCTGCCTTTATCCAACATGGTATGACTAAATACAGAGATGTCGAGAACAGAAGAATCTATTTCCAGAATTTCACCGTTGCTGACTCTTTACTCAAGTTTGTATCCGGTGAGAAGGTATTCAAGAACGGTGCAGTTATGGTCGCCACCCACGGTAACCATAGGTTGCATAACAATGTTACTTTTGATATAATAACAGGTGATAAATTAATCGAAGATTACGCCTACgaaaaattcagaaatCTCGATTATCAGTTGGCTAATAGACTATTACAAAATAATGGTTTGaacaaatttgaaatctcGGAATTCTCATTGGAAGAATGTAAGTCTCTTGTCAAACATCTGTTCAAATTCAACCTCATCCATAACGAATACGACTTGGAAAACCAACTACTCACAAAGAGCGAGGACGaagtttttgataaaatagCTGCCCAAAAATACATCTTAAGTGGTAACGGTAATCCTAAGCTTCTTATGGATTCCTGTATTTTACAATACGTTTAG